The DNA region TCTTCGGCGTCAGCACGCCGATGGCGAAGCTGCTGGTCCATGACCTGTCGCCCTGGATGCTGGCCGGCCTGTTGTATCTCGGCTCCGGGACCGGTCTGGCGCTGGTCCGGCTGGTCCGTGGGCTGGCGGTCCCGGCGGAGCGCAGCGAACGGAGCATTCGCGGCGCCGAGTGGTTCTGGCTGCTGGGCGCCGTCCTGGCCGGGGGGATCGCCGCACCGGTGCTGCTGATGTCCGGCCTGGCGGCCACGCCGGCATCGAGCGCTTCGCTTCTGCTCAATCTGGAAGGAGTGTTCACCGCTCTTCTGGCGTGGTTCGTCTTCCGGGAAGGATTCGACCGGAGGCTCGTCGCCGGCATGATCGCCATCGTCGCGGGGGCGGTCGCGCTGTCCTGGGACGGACCGGTGGACATCGGAAGCCTTTGGGAAAGCCCTTGGACAGGTGGCTGGGCCGGCGGTTGGGGGGCCGCCGCGATCGCCGCCGCGTGCCTGATGTGGGCGCTGGACAACAACCTGACCCGCAAGGTCTCGCTGGCCGACCCCATGGACATCGCCATGATCAAGGGGCTGGTCGCCGGCTGCGTCAATGTCGGGATCGCCCTGGCCCTCGGCGACGGCATGCCCGCCGTGCCGACGATGATCGCGGCCATGCTGGTCGGGCTGCTGGGCTACGGCGTCAGCCTCGTCCTGTTCGTGTTCGCTCTGCGCCACATCGGCACCGCCAGGACCGGCGCCTATTTCTCCACCGCCCCCTTCGTCGGAGGCATCGCCTCGCTGGCGATGTTCGGGGAGCCGCTGACGGCCGGGCTGGTCGTTGCGTCGGTCCTGATGGGCATCGGTGTCTGGCTTCACCTAACCGAGGACCACGACCATGACCATGCCCATGAGGAGATCGTCCATGACCATCCGCATGTCCATGACGAGCATCACCAGCATGGTCACGACGGCCCGGTGACCGAGCCGCACAGCCACCGGCATCGTCACGGATATTTGCGGCACCGGCATCCCCATTACCCCGATGCCCACCACGTCCATACCCACTGAGGCATGGGCCGGACCATCGGTGAGGAAACGTATCGGAGGCGCGCGGGCCACCGGCTTGCCGTCGGGAGCGCTGGCGGGGCGGCCGAAATCGGCGAAATAAAAAAGCGGGCCAGATGCCGTTCCCGGCAACGCCCGCTGACAATCAGTCGATACTCTTGCCCTTCTGGAGAAGGGGGAAATGGTGGAGCCGAGGAGGATCGAACTCCCGACCTACGCATTGCGAACGCGTCGCTCTCCCAGCTGAGCTACGGCCCCACACTCACACCGTGGCGTCTTGGTTGCCCCGGCGTGGCGCGGATATTGTCCATGACGGGGGGTGCTGTCAAGCGCTTGATTCAGAAAAAATGAAGCATGGGCGCGATGGACCGGCCCACCCCCTGCGTCGGCGGTGTACCGGTCTATGCGCCGCAGGCCACCCGGCCTATCGGCG from Azospirillum ramasamyi includes:
- a CDS encoding DMT family transporter, translating into MARTGSTTAILAAVLFGVSTPMAKLLVHDLSPWMLAGLLYLGSGTGLALVRLVRGLAVPAERSERSIRGAEWFWLLGAVLAGGIAAPVLLMSGLAATPASSASLLLNLEGVFTALLAWFVFREGFDRRLVAGMIAIVAGAVALSWDGPVDIGSLWESPWTGGWAGGWGAAAIAAACLMWALDNNLTRKVSLADPMDIAMIKGLVAGCVNVGIALALGDGMPAVPTMIAAMLVGLLGYGVSLVLFVFALRHIGTARTGAYFSTAPFVGGIASLAMFGEPLTAGLVVASVLMGIGVWLHLTEDHDHDHAHEEIVHDHPHVHDEHHQHGHDGPVTEPHSHRHRHGYLRHRHPHYPDAHHVHTH